The genomic segment ATTACCAACAGTAATAAATGAAATATCTTCATGCTCTTATTTAAGATTATTTTACGAATTATAATTACGGACAATAATACAAGCACGATCGAACCTTTTGTTGAATAAGCCACAGCATAAAAAACAGTAGATAAAATAACGAACCACTTTAATATGATATTTCTTTTTAATACTATATTATCAGCACAAATGAACCATAAAATGACAAATCTTAAATATACAGCCATATGGGCTATCAAGCCTGTTCCACAAAAGTCTTTAAATTCATCAGAACCTATAGGAGCTATTTTAATAGCAGCATATACAAGTCCCAAATCTACTAACAAGGCTATGATAGAACTAAAAATCAAAGCATCTTGAGGTATATATATTTTTTGTTTAAAAGGCGTTTTATTATTTATCGTTTTTCTTAATAGACATAAGCTCAAAATATAGCCCACTAACCAATACAAAGCCAGACCTATGCACCATATATAAACTGAGGGTAGATATAAGGAATAGAAATTAAAATTATCAGCAAATAATATAAATACAAAAACAATACATAGATAAGGAACTGACAAGAAAATGGTAGGTGTATAAAATGTACCATACATTTTCCTATCTATTGCAATAAACAAAAGAGTTTCCAATGTTAGTAAAAGAACAGGCATTATTTCTTACCTCTAAATGATCCTTTCAATAAATATTGTAGCCACAAAGACAATCCTGATAACTGAAACCTCAACTTAAAAAGATCAGCATCATCACTAATACCTATTACTTTCAATTTATACAAATGTGTATTTTTATCATTCCAGCCAGCATCCGTTGTTCTAGCTGTCTTATAACCAGCTAACTTAACACATTCAATTGAATAATTATTATAATCTCCATTCGGATAGGCAAAATGTTCAATAGGGCAATCACACAATTTTTCTAATTCTTTTTTAGAATGAGCTATCTCATCCCATTGTTCTTCTTGAGTGCATTGGGGTAATATAGGATGTATACGGGTATGAGACCCAAAAATCACATATTTTTTTAATCTATTAATATCATCTTTTGTTAATCCATGAGGCGGACTTACCACCATCTCAGGATAATAAAGTTTTTTATCTTTCAATAACCGTAATCTCTCTTTATTCGTGCATTTTTTATAACATACTACTGATTGTTGTTTTAAGCATTTCCACCAAAAAGGATGATTCGTAGCTACAACTTGGGAACATAAATAGATTACTGGTGTCAAGTTGTATTTTTTTATTAATGGCAACAATTCTACATTGCCTTTATGCCCATCATCAAAGGTTATAATTAAAGAATTATTTGGAAGATTTACTTTTGACAAAAAATCATTCATTGAGATTATAACATACTTCTTCATTAAATATTCTATATGCGATAAAAACACTGCTACTGTAGGATTATGATAAGAAATAATTGTCACTTTTTTACG from the Bacteroides eggerthii genome contains:
- a CDS encoding DUF6337 family protein; its protein translation is MPVLLLTLETLLFIAIDRKMYGTFYTPTIFLSVPYLCIVFVFILFADNFNFYSLYLPSVYIWCIGLALYWLVGYILSLCLLRKTINNKTPFKQKIYIPQDALIFSSIIALLVDLGLVYAAIKIAPIGSDEFKDFCGTGLIAHMAVYLRFVILWFICADNIVLKRNIILKWFVILSTVFYAVAYSTKGSIVLVLLSVIIIRKIILNKSMKIFHLLLLVISSLFVFFISYSIVFGYAAPWNFIFNHTFFYFVSSIASFSQYCKINAPIDISVETLFMPVVNFYYKLMGIPLEKVYSDLWTAVGPGMESNVKTFFGTIFIYGGIWGGIFTVIVYSLVGHLLLVCSLKKNQFALFLYCICLAALTLGWFDLFFNMIAFYEYIIFAILLSLVYAVKKYYIEICEKKY
- a CDS encoding polysaccharide deacetylase family protein yields the protein MKYIFMLIFAWLHIDVLFRFWNRKKVTIISYHNPTVAVFLSHIEYLMKKYVIISMNDFLSKVNLPNNSLIITFDDGHKGNVELLPLIKKYNLTPVIYLCSQVVATNHPFWWKCLKQQSVVCYKKCTNKERLRLLKDKKLYYPEMVVSPPHGLTKDDINRLKKYVIFGSHTRIHPILPQCTQEEQWDEIAHSKKELEKLCDCPIEHFAYPNGDYNNYSIECVKLAGYKTARTTDAGWNDKNTHLYKLKVIGISDDADLFKLRFQLSGLSLWLQYLLKGSFRGKK